In Bacillus sp. NP247, one DNA window encodes the following:
- the mreC gene encoding rod shape-determining protein MreC, with translation MIMQVSKRKILLFLSIILFVLLMMYVCTNNRHVQNIVNNIEDIYKVYKENQLLQEKIENQESLKSKVQMLSEEKENLTKLINKTRELKEQGKYNLIQATVVRRVAEDWYGKIALNRGVQHGVKVDMAVMTVSGLIGKVESVDQFTSIVKLITKDERTNRLAITFQNNSSILGFVTGYDKEKQALRIDNIPSDKAKEIKIGDSIITSELSRKIPPGLEVAEVIDQEPDKYGLAHIIYAKPKANLYDLEDVILVEPKG, from the coding sequence ATGATTATGCAGGTTTCTAAGAGGAAAATATTATTATTTCTTTCAATTATTCTTTTTGTTTTATTGATGATGTATGTATGTACGAATAATAGGCATGTACAAAATATTGTTAACAATATAGAAGACATTTATAAAGTATATAAAGAGAATCAATTATTGCAAGAAAAAATCGAGAACCAAGAATCGTTAAAGAGTAAAGTGCAAATGTTAAGTGAGGAGAAAGAAAACCTTACTAAGCTTATCAACAAGACGAGAGAATTAAAGGAACAAGGAAAATATAATTTAATTCAAGCTACAGTAGTAAGGCGTGTAGCAGAAGATTGGTATGGAAAAATCGCTCTTAATAGAGGGGTACAACATGGTGTAAAGGTTGATATGGCTGTTATGACGGTGAGTGGTCTTATTGGAAAGGTAGAGAGTGTAGATCAATTTACATCTATTGTGAAATTAATTACGAAAGATGAAAGAACAAATCGTTTAGCAATCACCTTCCAAAATAACTCATCCATTTTAGGATTTGTTACAGGGTATGATAAGGAAAAACAAGCTCTTCGAATTGATAATATTCCATCAGATAAAGCGAAAGAAATAAAAATAGGTGATAGCATTATTACCTCTGAATTGAGCCGGAAAATACCACCTGGTCTTGAAGTAGCGGAGGTAATAGATCAAGAGCCGGATAAATATGGCCTTGCACATATTATTTATGCAAAACCAAAGGCGAATTTATATGATTTAGAAGATGTCATTTTAGTAGAACCTAAAGGGTAG
- a CDS encoding ABC transporter ATP-binding protein produces the protein MKATVVEVKNVQKVYGKKGESQSHVLKNVSFSIQEGEFVGIMGPSGSGKTTLLNVISTLDKATGGIVEIAGTDITKMKQGELSDFRSKKLGFIFQDFNLLENLSIYENIALPLSLQGTQSKRIGSKVKKVAEMLGISEILQKYPSEVSGGQKQRSAAARALVHEPAIILGDEPTGALDSKNAKSLLEAMTNLNEEQDVSIMMVTHDPFSASYCRRILFIQDGELYKEIYRRGICEEFYKEILDVLADLGTPKA, from the coding sequence ATGAAAGCAACAGTTGTGGAGGTAAAGAATGTACAAAAGGTATACGGTAAAAAAGGTGAGAGCCAATCGCATGTACTAAAGAATGTATCGTTCTCGATTCAAGAGGGTGAATTCGTTGGGATTATGGGACCATCTGGTTCAGGGAAAACAACATTATTGAATGTAATTTCTACATTAGATAAAGCGACAGGTGGAATTGTTGAAATTGCTGGAACAGATATTACGAAAATGAAGCAAGGGGAATTATCTGATTTTCGCTCAAAGAAACTAGGGTTTATCTTTCAAGATTTTAACTTGCTTGAAAATTTATCAATCTATGAAAACATTGCATTACCGCTTTCTCTACAAGGTACTCAATCGAAAAGAATTGGATCAAAGGTGAAAAAGGTAGCAGAAATGTTAGGGATTTCAGAGATTCTTCAAAAATATCCGTCCGAAGTATCTGGTGGACAAAAACAACGTTCGGCAGCGGCTCGTGCACTTGTACATGAGCCAGCAATTATTTTAGGAGATGAGCCAACAGGAGCGCTTGATTCTAAAAATGCGAAAAGTTTATTAGAGGCGATGACCAACTTAAATGAAGAGCAGGATGTTTCAATTATGATGGTTACACATGATCCATTTAGTGCGAGTTACTGCCGACGTATTTTATTTATCCAAGACGGAGAACTGTATAAAGAAATTTATCGCAGAGGTATTTGTGAAGAGTTTTATAAAGAAATTTTAGATGTGCTTGCAGATTTAGGCACACCAAAAGCATAA